In Macadamia integrifolia cultivar HAES 741 chromosome 13, SCU_Mint_v3, whole genome shotgun sequence, one DNA window encodes the following:
- the LOC122058863 gene encoding mediator of RNA polymerase II transcription subunit 21-like isoform X2 produces the protein MDIISQLQEQVNTIASLAFNTFGTLQRDAPSVRLSPNYPEPPPANPSEDTVNIAEQPKQMSIGLVKAAKQFDTLVNALPVSEGDDAQLERIAALEAENEAVGQELQRQLEAAEQELKQAQELFDQAVDHCVNLKKPN, from the exons ATGGACATCATATCTCAGCTACAGGAACAAGTCAATACAATTGCCTCTCTTGCATTTAATACCTTCGGGACACTGCAAAGGGATGCTCCTTCAGTCCGTCTGTCACCAAATTATCCAGAACCACCGCCTGCCAATCCCTCAGAGGACACTGTGAATATTGCAGAGCAACCCAAACAAATGAGTATTGGCCTGGTTAAGGCTGCTAAGCAG tttGATACATTGGTTAATGCACTTCCAGTATCAGAGGGAGATGACGCACAACTGGAACGGATTGCAGCACTTGAG GCTGAAAATGAAGCAGTGGGACAGGAACTTCAAAGGCAACTGGAAGCAGCAG AGCAAGAGTTGAAGCAGGCTCAGGAGTTGTTTGACCAAGCTGTTGACCACTGTGTGAACTTAAAGAAACCTAATTGA
- the LOC122059403 gene encoding uncharacterized protein LOC122059403 isoform X2 codes for MVGLKDLKMRTIFVLLMIYMVLCKSVAEGDRSLSKKDDNLDLGLQLKLLNKPAVKSLYTKYGDIYDCVDIKKQPAFDHPLLKNHTIQMKPSSFPTGLIDEELLESIPSKTEIKSIRCPPQTVLIRRTQKEDIVRAKSQVRRYPRNAHRLKAKPGYHYATFQVEISDLKYYGAKVSLSLDQPKVSSTNQFSEAVLWVENGPIDQINSIQVGWTADGFHKTGCFNLLCPGFVQVSRVKTIGMAYELVSVYGGPKYEDHFYVFKDPKSGNWWYTGYKNGRNEPVGYWPSSLFTSLRDFANTISSGGEVYNPTNEHSFQMGNGHFPMGNTLLASSARRLQYVDQKSILGDVHTSLLRFKVSSPKCYKAEFVKPNRVYWINSILFGGPGGAC; via the exons TAATGATATATATGGTGTTATGCAAGAGTGTAGCAGAAGGAGATAGAAGTCTCTCCAAAAAAGATGACAATCTGGATttggggttgcaactcaagctTCTTAACAAACCAGCAGTGAAGTCCTTATAT ACTAAATATGGAGATATTTATGATTGTGTGGATATCAAGAAGCAACCAGCCTTTGATCATCCTTTACTCAAAAATCATACCATTCAG ATGAAACCCAGTTCCTTTCCAACAGGGTTGATTGATGAAGAATTATTAGAATCTATACCttccaaaactgaaatcaaGAGTATTAGGTGTCCACCACAGACCGTCTTAATAAGGAGGACTCAAAAGGAAGATATAGTAAGGGCCAAATCTCAAGTAAGAAGATATCCTAGAAATGCCCATCGGCTCAAAGCAAAACCTGGATATCAT TATGCAACATTTCAAGTAGAAATATCGGATTTGAAGTATTATGGCGCCAAAGTATCCTTAAGCTTGGATCAACCAAAGGTTTCTTCAACCAACCAATTCAGTGAAGCAGTGTTATGGGTTGAAAATGGGCCCATAGATCAAATCAATAGTATCCAAGTTGGATGGACA GCAGATGGATTTCACAAGACAGGTTGCTTTAATCTCCTCTGCCCAGGTTTTGTTCAAGTCAGTCGTGTAAAGACCATAGGTATGGCCTATGAGTTAGTCTCCGTATACGGGGGACCAAAATATGAAGATCATTTTTATGTGTTCAAG GatccaaaatctggaaattgGTGGTATACTGGGTataaaaatggaagaaatgagCCTGTTGGATATTGGCCATCATCCCTGTTCACTTCCTTAAGAGACTTTGCAAATACAATATCATCTGGTGGGGAGGTCTATAACCCTACAAATGAACATAGCTTTCAGATGGGAAATGGCCATTTCCCAATGGGCAACACTCTTTTGGCAAGTTCTGCTAGAAGGTTACAATACGTGGATCAGAAATCTATCCTAGGGGATGTTCATACTTCTTTATTGAGGTTTAAAGTGAGTAGTCCTAAATGCTATAAGGCAGAATTTGTGAAACCTAACCGAGTGTATTGGATAAATTCGATATTATTTGGAGGACCAGGTggtgcatgttga
- the LOC122058863 gene encoding mediator of RNA polymerase II transcription subunit 21-like isoform X1, with amino-acid sequence MCMIRWKSCPSVLHVGFCFLALRGKMDIISQLQEQVNTIASLAFNTFGTLQRDAPSVRLSPNYPEPPPANPSEDTVNIAEQPKQMSIGLVKAAKQFDTLVNALPVSEGDDAQLERIAALEAENEAVGQELQRQLEAAEQELKQAQELFDQAVDHCVNLKKPN; translated from the exons ATGTGCATGATCAGATGGAAATCTTGCCCATCAGTGCTCCACGTGGGATTTTGTTTCTTGGCATTGAG AGGCAAAATGGACATCATATCTCAGCTACAGGAACAAGTCAATACAATTGCCTCTCTTGCATTTAATACCTTCGGGACACTGCAAAGGGATGCTCCTTCAGTCCGTCTGTCACCAAATTATCCAGAACCACCGCCTGCCAATCCCTCAGAGGACACTGTGAATATTGCAGAGCAACCCAAACAAATGAGTATTGGCCTGGTTAAGGCTGCTAAGCAG tttGATACATTGGTTAATGCACTTCCAGTATCAGAGGGAGATGACGCACAACTGGAACGGATTGCAGCACTTGAG GCTGAAAATGAAGCAGTGGGACAGGAACTTCAAAGGCAACTGGAAGCAGCAG AGCAAGAGTTGAAGCAGGCTCAGGAGTTGTTTGACCAAGCTGTTGACCACTGTGTGAACTTAAAGAAACCTAATTGA
- the LOC122059403 gene encoding uncharacterized protein LOC122059403 isoform X1, producing MVGLKDLKMRTIFVLLMIYMVLCKSVAEGDRSLSKKDDNLDLGLQLKLLNKPAVKSLYTKYGDIYDCVDIKKQPAFDHPLLKNHTIQMKPSSFPTGLIDEELLESIPSKTEIKSIRCPPQTVLIRRTQKEDIVRAKSQVRRYPRNAHRLKAKPGYHYATFQVEISDLKYYGAKVSLSLDQPKVSSTNQFSEAVLWVENGPIDQINSIQVGWTVNPKLFGDNRTRIFSYWTADGFHKTGCFNLLCPGFVQVSRVKTIGMAYELVSVYGGPKYEDHFYVFKDPKSGNWWYTGYKNGRNEPVGYWPSSLFTSLRDFANTISSGGEVYNPTNEHSFQMGNGHFPMGNTLLASSARRLQYVDQKSILGDVHTSLLRFKVSSPKCYKAEFVKPNRVYWINSILFGGPGGAC from the exons TAATGATATATATGGTGTTATGCAAGAGTGTAGCAGAAGGAGATAGAAGTCTCTCCAAAAAAGATGACAATCTGGATttggggttgcaactcaagctTCTTAACAAACCAGCAGTGAAGTCCTTATAT ACTAAATATGGAGATATTTATGATTGTGTGGATATCAAGAAGCAACCAGCCTTTGATCATCCTTTACTCAAAAATCATACCATTCAG ATGAAACCCAGTTCCTTTCCAACAGGGTTGATTGATGAAGAATTATTAGAATCTATACCttccaaaactgaaatcaaGAGTATTAGGTGTCCACCACAGACCGTCTTAATAAGGAGGACTCAAAAGGAAGATATAGTAAGGGCCAAATCTCAAGTAAGAAGATATCCTAGAAATGCCCATCGGCTCAAAGCAAAACCTGGATATCAT TATGCAACATTTCAAGTAGAAATATCGGATTTGAAGTATTATGGCGCCAAAGTATCCTTAAGCTTGGATCAACCAAAGGTTTCTTCAACCAACCAATTCAGTGAAGCAGTGTTATGGGTTGAAAATGGGCCCATAGATCAAATCAATAGTATCCAAGTTGGATGGACA gtAAATCCAAAGTTATTTGGTGATAACAGAACTCGAATTTTTTCTTATTGGACG GCAGATGGATTTCACAAGACAGGTTGCTTTAATCTCCTCTGCCCAGGTTTTGTTCAAGTCAGTCGTGTAAAGACCATAGGTATGGCCTATGAGTTAGTCTCCGTATACGGGGGACCAAAATATGAAGATCATTTTTATGTGTTCAAG GatccaaaatctggaaattgGTGGTATACTGGGTataaaaatggaagaaatgagCCTGTTGGATATTGGCCATCATCCCTGTTCACTTCCTTAAGAGACTTTGCAAATACAATATCATCTGGTGGGGAGGTCTATAACCCTACAAATGAACATAGCTTTCAGATGGGAAATGGCCATTTCCCAATGGGCAACACTCTTTTGGCAAGTTCTGCTAGAAGGTTACAATACGTGGATCAGAAATCTATCCTAGGGGATGTTCATACTTCTTTATTGAGGTTTAAAGTGAGTAGTCCTAAATGCTATAAGGCAGAATTTGTGAAACCTAACCGAGTGTATTGGATAAATTCGATATTATTTGGAGGACCAGGTggtgcatgttga
- the LOC122058863 gene encoding mediator of RNA polymerase II transcription subunit 21-like isoform X3, producing MCMIRWKSCPSVLHVGFCFLALRGKMDIISQLQEQVNTIASLAFNTFGTLQRDAPSVRLSPNYPEPPPANPSEDTVNIAEQPKQMSIGLVKAAKQYQREMTHNWNGLQHLRLKMKQWDRNFKGNWKQQSKS from the exons ATGTGCATGATCAGATGGAAATCTTGCCCATCAGTGCTCCACGTGGGATTTTGTTTCTTGGCATTGAG AGGCAAAATGGACATCATATCTCAGCTACAGGAACAAGTCAATACAATTGCCTCTCTTGCATTTAATACCTTCGGGACACTGCAAAGGGATGCTCCTTCAGTCCGTCTGTCACCAAATTATCCAGAACCACCGCCTGCCAATCCCTCAGAGGACACTGTGAATATTGCAGAGCAACCCAAACAAATGAGTATTGGCCTGGTTAAGGCTGCTAAGCAG TATCAGAGGGAGATGACGCACAACTGGAACGGATTGCAGCACTTGAG GCTGAAAATGAAGCAGTGGGACAGGAACTTCAAAGGCAACTGGAAGCAGCAG AGCAAGAGTTGA